The Triticum dicoccoides isolate Atlit2015 ecotype Zavitan chromosome 6A, WEW_v2.0, whole genome shotgun sequence genome has a window encoding:
- the LOC119319367 gene encoding uncharacterized protein LOC119319367, whose translation MAAVLDAWRSKSAAITSWCVSALWSGLRRRHRRTAYALGAGGLKLNYDALSYAQNFDDGSCPGECEPDFTARFAPAGARRPSITCCP comes from the coding sequence ATGGCGGCCGTGTTGGACGCGTGGCGCAGCAAGAGCGCGGCCATCACGTCGTGGTGCGTGTCGGCGCTGTGGAGCGGGCTCAGGCGAAGGCACCGGCGGACGGCGTACGCCCTCGGAGCCGGTGGGCTCAAGCTCAACTACGACGCGCTCAGCTACGCCCAGAACTTCGACGACGGGAGCTGCCCCGGCGAGTGCGAGCCCGACTTTACGGCCAGGTTCGCGCCCGCTGGAGCGCGGAGGCCGTCGATCACTTGCTGTCCTTAG
- the LOC119317338 gene encoding uncharacterized protein LOC119317338 isoform X2: MSSNRRASKARKSTTNYYRLPFDKHRLFDPDAFLSKDRCANQSQSTQSGSRHTDKLFTTPQLVSALTGIWNLVGHPESSGTTDQRSVSEDILHTEDPVCFTRDREGHTLTSCSESSTGLNSQTCLSTPKSIHEDLRLLKKMLMLRSRSNMIGASATWRHMHLTSKLGNMHYQNIYPMQTKKLGACATSSSMEIKEGDCFGRGDNCCNQTGDMPAEQCTSSSEEDNITYACENSLHDEKLNTEVSREYSNMSACSSEQVCKEARIMLENQISSTCEHIRPEGLTCTSCVVGDAIVNPPNVHQYTYGEDVSQQHFVDKRSSEFESSLGHRFHGPVGANKHAAAGALAGTVVSISLHPVDTVKTIIQANSSGQSSFYHILRRTLVERGVLGLYGGLASKIACSAPISAIYTLTYEIVKGSLLPTLPKDYHSIAHCAAGGCSSIATSFIFTPSECIKQQMQVGSQYQNCWKALVGCLQRGGIASLYAGWGAVLCRNIPHSIVKLICGGFAGSTAALFTNPFDVVKTRVQLQALSPVRKYEGVLHALAHIFEQEGLRGLYRGLSPRLLMYVSQGALFFTSYEFLKTIMFPEQELQANNI; encoded by the exons ATGAGCTCAAATCGTAGAGCTTCAAAAGCTCGAAAATCAACAACTAATTACTACCGGCTTCCATTTGATAAGCACCGATTATTTGATCCAGATGCATTTCTTTCAAAGGATCGTTGTGCCAATCAATCACAAAGTACTCAATCAGGCAGCAGACATACTGATAAACTATTCACTACTCCTCAGTTAGTATCTGCATTGACAGGGATCTGGAATCTTGTTGGGCACCCAGAATCTTCTGGCACAACAGATCAAAGATCTGTGAGCGAGGATATTTTGCACACGGAAGACCCTGTGTGCTTTACTAGGGACCGAGAAGGACACACATTGACATCTTGCAGCGAAAGCTCAACTGGCCTCAACTCTCAAACCTGTTTATCAACACCAAAATCAATCCATGAAGATCTTAGATTGCTGAAGAAGATGTTAATGCTCCGATCACGCAGCAACATGATCGGTGCTTCTGCCACATGGAGACATATGCATCTTACCAGTAAACTTGGGAACATGCATTATCAAAATATATACCCCATGCAAACCAAAAAGCTAGGAGCTTGTGCTACTTCCAGCAGTATGGAAATCAAGGAGGGCGACTGCTTCGGAAGGGGTGATAACTGTTGCAATCAAACAGGAGACATGCCAGCTGAACAATGCACGAGCTCAAGTGAGGAGGATAATATCACGTATGCCTGTGAAAATTCTCTACACGATGAGAAATTAAACACAGAGGTTTCTAGAGAATACTCCAATATGTCTGCTTGTTCATCAGAGCAGGTTTGCAAAGAGGCAAGGATAATGCTGGAAAATCAGATTTCCAGCACATGTGAACATATTCGGCCTGAAGGGTTGACATGCACATCTTGTGTGGTTGGTGATGCTATTGTTAACCCACCAAATGTACACCAATATACATACGGGGAAGATGTATCTCAGCAGCATTTTGTAGACAAGCGTTCATCAGAGTTTGAATCATCCTTGGGGCATCGATTTCATGGTCCTGTTGGTGCGAACAAGCATGCTGCTGCAGGAGCACTAGCTGGGACAGTTGTCAGTATCTCTCTGCATCCAGTTGATACGGTGAAAACCATTATTCAGGCTAACAGTTCTGGGCAAAGCTCATTCTACCACATACTAAGACGCACCCTTGTTGAGAGAG GTGTCTTAGGACTTTATGGAGGGCTTGCTAGCAAAATTGCTTGTTCTGCACCAATTTCAGCTATTTATACCCTAACTTACGAAATAGTAAAGGGGTCACTTCTTCCTACTTTGCCGAAG GACTACCATTCCATTGCTCATTGTGCTGCGGGTGGTTGTTCTAGTATTGCAACCTCCTTTATTTTTACACCAAGCGAATGCATAAAACAACAGATGCAAGTCGGCTCGCAGTATCAGAATTGCTG GAAGGCTTTAGTTGGATGTCTACAAAGGGGTGGCATTGCTTCGTTATATGCTGGATGGGGGGCTGTTCTTTGCAGAAATATTCCACATTCTATAGTAAAG CTCATTTGTGGAGGTTTTGCAGGATCAACTGCTGCTCTGTTTACAAATCCATTCGATGTTGTGAAGACACGAGTACAGTTACAG GCTCTCAGCCCTGTTAGAAAGTATGAAGGGGTTCTTCATGCCCTTGCGCACATTTTTGAGCAAGAAGGGTTACGAGGTCTTTACAG GGGTTTAAGCCCAAGGCTGCTCATGTATGTATCCCAAGGGGCGCTGTTTTTTACATCCTATGagtttctcaaaacaattatgTTTCCTGAACAAGAGCTTCAGGCAAACAACATCTGA
- the LOC119317338 gene encoding mitochondrial aspartate-glutamate transporter AGC1-like isoform X1: MSSNRRASKARKSTTNYYRLPFDKHRLFDPDAFLSKDRCANQSQSTQSGSRHTDKLFTTPQLVSALTGIWNLVGHPESSGTTDQRSVSEDILHTEDPVCFTRDREGHTLTSCSESSTGLNSQTCLSTPKSIHEDLRLLKKMLMLRSRSNMIGASATWRHMHLTSKLGNMHYQNIYPMQTKKLGACATSSSMEIKEGDCFGRGDNCCNQTGDMPAEQCTSSSEEDNITYACENSLHDEKLNTEVSREYSNMSACSSEQVCKEARIMLENQISSTCEHIRPEGLTCTSCVVGDAIVNPPNVHQYTYGEDVSQQHFVDKRSSEFESSLGHRFHGPVGANKHAAAGALAGTVVSISLHPVDTVKTIIQANSSGQSSFYHILRRTLVERGVLGLYGGLASKIACSAPISAIYTLTYEIVKGSLLPTLPKDYHSIAHCAAGGCSSIATSFIFTPSECIKQQMQVGSQYQNCWKALVGCLQRGGIASLYAGWGAVLCRNIPHSIVKFYAYESLKQFLLNASPANAKLNSGQTLICGGFAGSTAALFTNPFDVVKTRVQLQALSPVRKYEGVLHALAHIFEQEGLRGLYRGLSPRLLMYVSQGALFFTSYEFLKTIMFPEQELQANNI; the protein is encoded by the exons ATGAGCTCAAATCGTAGAGCTTCAAAAGCTCGAAAATCAACAACTAATTACTACCGGCTTCCATTTGATAAGCACCGATTATTTGATCCAGATGCATTTCTTTCAAAGGATCGTTGTGCCAATCAATCACAAAGTACTCAATCAGGCAGCAGACATACTGATAAACTATTCACTACTCCTCAGTTAGTATCTGCATTGACAGGGATCTGGAATCTTGTTGGGCACCCAGAATCTTCTGGCACAACAGATCAAAGATCTGTGAGCGAGGATATTTTGCACACGGAAGACCCTGTGTGCTTTACTAGGGACCGAGAAGGACACACATTGACATCTTGCAGCGAAAGCTCAACTGGCCTCAACTCTCAAACCTGTTTATCAACACCAAAATCAATCCATGAAGATCTTAGATTGCTGAAGAAGATGTTAATGCTCCGATCACGCAGCAACATGATCGGTGCTTCTGCCACATGGAGACATATGCATCTTACCAGTAAACTTGGGAACATGCATTATCAAAATATATACCCCATGCAAACCAAAAAGCTAGGAGCTTGTGCTACTTCCAGCAGTATGGAAATCAAGGAGGGCGACTGCTTCGGAAGGGGTGATAACTGTTGCAATCAAACAGGAGACATGCCAGCTGAACAATGCACGAGCTCAAGTGAGGAGGATAATATCACGTATGCCTGTGAAAATTCTCTACACGATGAGAAATTAAACACAGAGGTTTCTAGAGAATACTCCAATATGTCTGCTTGTTCATCAGAGCAGGTTTGCAAAGAGGCAAGGATAATGCTGGAAAATCAGATTTCCAGCACATGTGAACATATTCGGCCTGAAGGGTTGACATGCACATCTTGTGTGGTTGGTGATGCTATTGTTAACCCACCAAATGTACACCAATATACATACGGGGAAGATGTATCTCAGCAGCATTTTGTAGACAAGCGTTCATCAGAGTTTGAATCATCCTTGGGGCATCGATTTCATGGTCCTGTTGGTGCGAACAAGCATGCTGCTGCAGGAGCACTAGCTGGGACAGTTGTCAGTATCTCTCTGCATCCAGTTGATACGGTGAAAACCATTATTCAGGCTAACAGTTCTGGGCAAAGCTCATTCTACCACATACTAAGACGCACCCTTGTTGAGAGAG GTGTCTTAGGACTTTATGGAGGGCTTGCTAGCAAAATTGCTTGTTCTGCACCAATTTCAGCTATTTATACCCTAACTTACGAAATAGTAAAGGGGTCACTTCTTCCTACTTTGCCGAAG GACTACCATTCCATTGCTCATTGTGCTGCGGGTGGTTGTTCTAGTATTGCAACCTCCTTTATTTTTACACCAAGCGAATGCATAAAACAACAGATGCAAGTCGGCTCGCAGTATCAGAATTGCTG GAAGGCTTTAGTTGGATGTCTACAAAGGGGTGGCATTGCTTCGTTATATGCTGGATGGGGGGCTGTTCTTTGCAGAAATATTCCACATTCTATAGTAAAG TTTTATGCCTACGAGAGTCTGAAGCAATTTCTGTTGAATGCATCACCTGCTAATGCTAAACTCAATTCTGGCCAGACG CTCATTTGTGGAGGTTTTGCAGGATCAACTGCTGCTCTGTTTACAAATCCATTCGATGTTGTGAAGACACGAGTACAGTTACAG GCTCTCAGCCCTGTTAGAAAGTATGAAGGGGTTCTTCATGCCCTTGCGCACATTTTTGAGCAAGAAGGGTTACGAGGTCTTTACAG GGGTTTAAGCCCAAGGCTGCTCATGTATGTATCCCAAGGGGCGCTGTTTTTTACATCCTATGagtttctcaaaacaattatgTTTCCTGAACAAGAGCTTCAGGCAAACAACATCTGA
- the LOC119317338 gene encoding uncharacterized protein LOC119317338 isoform X3, with amino-acid sequence MSSNRRASKARKSTTNYYRLPFDKHRLFDPDAFLSKDRCANQSQSTQSGSRHTDKLFTTPQLVSALTGIWNLVGHPESSGTTDQRSVSEDILHTEDPVCFTRDREGHTLTSCSESSTGLNSQTCLSTPKSIHEDLRLLKKMLMLRSRSNMIGASATWRHMHLTSKLGNMHYQNIYPMQTKKLGACATSSSMEIKEGDCFGRGDNCCNQTGDMPAEQCTSSSEEDNITYACENSLHDEKLNTEVSREYSNMSACSSEQVCKEARIMLENQISSTCEHIRPEGLTCTSCVVGDAIVNPPNVHQYTYGEDVSQQHFVDKRSSEFESSLGHRFHGPVGANKHAAAGALAGTVVSISLHPVDTVKTIIQANSSGQSSFYHILRRTLVERGVLGLYGGLASKIACSAPISAIYTLTYEIVKGSLLPTLPKDYHSIAHCAAGGCSSIATSFIFTPSECIKQQMQVGSQYQNCWKALVGCLQRGGIASLYAGWGAVLCRNIPHSIVKFYAYESLKQFLLNASPANAKLNSGQTDQLLLCLQIHSML; translated from the exons ATGAGCTCAAATCGTAGAGCTTCAAAAGCTCGAAAATCAACAACTAATTACTACCGGCTTCCATTTGATAAGCACCGATTATTTGATCCAGATGCATTTCTTTCAAAGGATCGTTGTGCCAATCAATCACAAAGTACTCAATCAGGCAGCAGACATACTGATAAACTATTCACTACTCCTCAGTTAGTATCTGCATTGACAGGGATCTGGAATCTTGTTGGGCACCCAGAATCTTCTGGCACAACAGATCAAAGATCTGTGAGCGAGGATATTTTGCACACGGAAGACCCTGTGTGCTTTACTAGGGACCGAGAAGGACACACATTGACATCTTGCAGCGAAAGCTCAACTGGCCTCAACTCTCAAACCTGTTTATCAACACCAAAATCAATCCATGAAGATCTTAGATTGCTGAAGAAGATGTTAATGCTCCGATCACGCAGCAACATGATCGGTGCTTCTGCCACATGGAGACATATGCATCTTACCAGTAAACTTGGGAACATGCATTATCAAAATATATACCCCATGCAAACCAAAAAGCTAGGAGCTTGTGCTACTTCCAGCAGTATGGAAATCAAGGAGGGCGACTGCTTCGGAAGGGGTGATAACTGTTGCAATCAAACAGGAGACATGCCAGCTGAACAATGCACGAGCTCAAGTGAGGAGGATAATATCACGTATGCCTGTGAAAATTCTCTACACGATGAGAAATTAAACACAGAGGTTTCTAGAGAATACTCCAATATGTCTGCTTGTTCATCAGAGCAGGTTTGCAAAGAGGCAAGGATAATGCTGGAAAATCAGATTTCCAGCACATGTGAACATATTCGGCCTGAAGGGTTGACATGCACATCTTGTGTGGTTGGTGATGCTATTGTTAACCCACCAAATGTACACCAATATACATACGGGGAAGATGTATCTCAGCAGCATTTTGTAGACAAGCGTTCATCAGAGTTTGAATCATCCTTGGGGCATCGATTTCATGGTCCTGTTGGTGCGAACAAGCATGCTGCTGCAGGAGCACTAGCTGGGACAGTTGTCAGTATCTCTCTGCATCCAGTTGATACGGTGAAAACCATTATTCAGGCTAACAGTTCTGGGCAAAGCTCATTCTACCACATACTAAGACGCACCCTTGTTGAGAGAG GTGTCTTAGGACTTTATGGAGGGCTTGCTAGCAAAATTGCTTGTTCTGCACCAATTTCAGCTATTTATACCCTAACTTACGAAATAGTAAAGGGGTCACTTCTTCCTACTTTGCCGAAG GACTACCATTCCATTGCTCATTGTGCTGCGGGTGGTTGTTCTAGTATTGCAACCTCCTTTATTTTTACACCAAGCGAATGCATAAAACAACAGATGCAAGTCGGCTCGCAGTATCAGAATTGCTG GAAGGCTTTAGTTGGATGTCTACAAAGGGGTGGCATTGCTTCGTTATATGCTGGATGGGGGGCTGTTCTTTGCAGAAATATTCCACATTCTATAGTAAAG TTTTATGCCTACGAGAGTCTGAAGCAATTTCTGTTGAATGCATCACCTGCTAATGCTAAACTCAATTCTGGCCAGACG GATCAACTGCTGCTCTGTTTACAAATCCATTCGATGTTGTGA
- the LOC119317338 gene encoding uncharacterized protein LOC119317338 isoform X4, whose translation MSSNRRASKARKSTTNYYRLPFDKHRLFDPDAFLSKDRCANQSQSTQSGSRHTDKLFTTPQLVSALTGIWNLVGHPESSGTTDQRSVSEDILHTEDPVCFTRDREGHTLTSCSESSTGLNSQTCLSTPKSIHEDLRLLKKMLMLRSRSNMIGASATWRHMHLTSKLGNMHYQNIYPMQTKKLGACATSSSMEIKEGDCFGRGDNCCNQTGDMPAEQCTSSSEEDNITYACENSLHDEKLNTEVSREYSNMSACSSEQVCKEARIMLENQISSTCEHIRPEGLTCTSCVVGDAIVNPPNVHQYTYGEDVSQQHFVDKRSSEFESSLGHRFHGPVGANKHAAAGALAGTVVSISLHPVDTVKTIIQANSSGQSSFYHILRRTLVERGVLGLYGGLASKIACSAPISAIYTLTYEIVKGSLLPTLPKDYHSIAHCAAGGCSSIATSFIFTPSECIKQQMQVGSQYQNCWKALVGCLQRGGIASLYAGWGAVLCRNIPHSIVKDQLLLCLQIHSML comes from the exons ATGAGCTCAAATCGTAGAGCTTCAAAAGCTCGAAAATCAACAACTAATTACTACCGGCTTCCATTTGATAAGCACCGATTATTTGATCCAGATGCATTTCTTTCAAAGGATCGTTGTGCCAATCAATCACAAAGTACTCAATCAGGCAGCAGACATACTGATAAACTATTCACTACTCCTCAGTTAGTATCTGCATTGACAGGGATCTGGAATCTTGTTGGGCACCCAGAATCTTCTGGCACAACAGATCAAAGATCTGTGAGCGAGGATATTTTGCACACGGAAGACCCTGTGTGCTTTACTAGGGACCGAGAAGGACACACATTGACATCTTGCAGCGAAAGCTCAACTGGCCTCAACTCTCAAACCTGTTTATCAACACCAAAATCAATCCATGAAGATCTTAGATTGCTGAAGAAGATGTTAATGCTCCGATCACGCAGCAACATGATCGGTGCTTCTGCCACATGGAGACATATGCATCTTACCAGTAAACTTGGGAACATGCATTATCAAAATATATACCCCATGCAAACCAAAAAGCTAGGAGCTTGTGCTACTTCCAGCAGTATGGAAATCAAGGAGGGCGACTGCTTCGGAAGGGGTGATAACTGTTGCAATCAAACAGGAGACATGCCAGCTGAACAATGCACGAGCTCAAGTGAGGAGGATAATATCACGTATGCCTGTGAAAATTCTCTACACGATGAGAAATTAAACACAGAGGTTTCTAGAGAATACTCCAATATGTCTGCTTGTTCATCAGAGCAGGTTTGCAAAGAGGCAAGGATAATGCTGGAAAATCAGATTTCCAGCACATGTGAACATATTCGGCCTGAAGGGTTGACATGCACATCTTGTGTGGTTGGTGATGCTATTGTTAACCCACCAAATGTACACCAATATACATACGGGGAAGATGTATCTCAGCAGCATTTTGTAGACAAGCGTTCATCAGAGTTTGAATCATCCTTGGGGCATCGATTTCATGGTCCTGTTGGTGCGAACAAGCATGCTGCTGCAGGAGCACTAGCTGGGACAGTTGTCAGTATCTCTCTGCATCCAGTTGATACGGTGAAAACCATTATTCAGGCTAACAGTTCTGGGCAAAGCTCATTCTACCACATACTAAGACGCACCCTTGTTGAGAGAG GTGTCTTAGGACTTTATGGAGGGCTTGCTAGCAAAATTGCTTGTTCTGCACCAATTTCAGCTATTTATACCCTAACTTACGAAATAGTAAAGGGGTCACTTCTTCCTACTTTGCCGAAG GACTACCATTCCATTGCTCATTGTGCTGCGGGTGGTTGTTCTAGTATTGCAACCTCCTTTATTTTTACACCAAGCGAATGCATAAAACAACAGATGCAAGTCGGCTCGCAGTATCAGAATTGCTG GAAGGCTTTAGTTGGATGTCTACAAAGGGGTGGCATTGCTTCGTTATATGCTGGATGGGGGGCTGTTCTTTGCAGAAATATTCCACATTCTATAGTAAAG GATCAACTGCTGCTCTGTTTACAAATCCATTCGATGTTGTGA